In a genomic window of Streptomyces sp. NBC_01142:
- a CDS encoding NAD(P)H-binding protein gives MTENMKQETVLVTAATGKTGRRVAERLAAHGVRVRAGSRKGDVVFDWEDESTWAQALQGADAAYVAYYPDLAAPGAPEAMRAFGRVAASSGVRSLVLLSGRGEPEAVVAEDELRQSGLDLTVVRASFFAQNFNEGAMYEGVLAGEIAFPAGGTAEPFIDADDLADVVVAALTEEGHAGRVHEVTGPRLVTFEEVASEIGRATGKEVRYIPVSGAEYAQMLQQYGLPAPDADWLAGLFAMLLDGHNAALTNGVQQVLGRAPKDFAAFAREAAESGVWSA, from the coding sequence ATGACAGAGAACATGAAGCAGGAAACGGTGTTGGTAACGGCGGCCACGGGCAAGACCGGCCGCCGGGTGGCGGAGCGGCTCGCGGCGCACGGGGTGCGGGTACGAGCCGGCTCGCGCAAGGGAGACGTCGTCTTCGACTGGGAGGACGAGTCCACCTGGGCACAGGCGCTGCAGGGCGCGGACGCGGCGTACGTCGCGTACTACCCGGACCTCGCGGCTCCGGGCGCACCCGAGGCGATGCGGGCCTTCGGGCGGGTGGCGGCTTCGAGCGGGGTGCGGAGTCTGGTGCTGCTGTCCGGGCGCGGCGAGCCGGAGGCGGTCGTCGCCGAGGACGAGCTGCGGCAGTCGGGCCTGGATCTGACGGTCGTGCGCGCCAGCTTCTTCGCGCAGAACTTCAACGAGGGGGCGATGTACGAGGGGGTGCTCGCCGGCGAGATCGCTTTCCCCGCGGGCGGGACGGCTGAGCCGTTCATCGACGCGGACGACCTGGCGGACGTGGTGGTCGCTGCCCTCACCGAGGAGGGCCACGCCGGACGGGTCCACGAGGTGACGGGTCCACGGCTGGTCACCTTCGAGGAGGTGGCGTCGGAGATCGGCCGGGCAACGGGCAAGGAGGTGCGGTACATCCCGGTGTCCGGTGCGGAGTACGCGCAGATGCTCCAGCAGTACGGGCTGCCCGCGCCGGATGCCGACTGGCTGGCAGGGCTGTTCGCGATGCTGCTCGACGGGCACAACGCCGCGCTGACGAACGGGGTGCAGCAGGTGCTGGGCCGCGCCCCGAAGGACTTCGCGGCCTTTGCGCGGGAGGCGGCGGAGTCGGGCGTCTGGAGTGCGTGA
- a CDS encoding AraC family transcriptional regulator: MDALAGLLDGPRARGAFLLRMVMEPPWSVRIEDHAPLCLVCVTHGEAWIVPDSGDPVLLLPGDVAIARGPEPYTAADTAQTLPRARIGPGGTCHTLQGEPLAQSMHLGVRTWGNAPDGSTTMLIGTYQMKGEVSGRLLDALPPLLHLPADVWNCPLMPVLDDEISRDEPGQSVVLDRILDLVLIAVLRTWFSRPDAEAPAWYRAMGDPVVGQALRLLQDDPAHGWTVASLAAKCGVSRAQLARRFHELVGEPPMAYLTGWRLALAADLLRETDATVEAVARKVGYSGSFALSAAFKRVRGISPQEHRTGAVLPERQQSP, translated from the coding sequence ATGGACGCTCTCGCCGGACTTCTGGACGGACCGCGGGCCAGGGGGGCGTTTCTGCTGCGCATGGTGATGGAGCCGCCCTGGTCCGTACGCATCGAGGACCACGCCCCGCTCTGCCTGGTGTGCGTGACCCATGGTGAGGCCTGGATCGTCCCCGACTCGGGGGATCCGGTGCTGCTGCTCCCCGGTGATGTCGCGATCGCCCGCGGCCCGGAGCCGTACACCGCCGCCGACACCGCGCAGACCTTGCCCCGGGCGCGTATCGGTCCCGGCGGAACCTGCCACACCCTGCAGGGCGAACCGCTCGCGCAGTCCATGCACCTGGGCGTACGGACATGGGGCAACGCCCCCGACGGCTCGACCACCATGCTGATCGGGACCTACCAGATGAAGGGCGAGGTCAGCGGGCGGCTGCTGGACGCGCTGCCCCCACTGCTCCATCTGCCGGCCGACGTCTGGAACTGCCCGCTGATGCCGGTGCTCGACGACGAGATCTCCCGGGACGAGCCCGGCCAGAGCGTGGTGCTCGACCGGATCCTGGACCTGGTGCTCATCGCCGTACTGCGGACCTGGTTCTCGCGTCCGGACGCCGAGGCTCCTGCCTGGTACCGGGCGATGGGTGACCCGGTCGTCGGGCAGGCGCTGCGCCTGTTGCAGGACGATCCCGCCCACGGCTGGACGGTCGCCTCGCTGGCCGCCAAGTGCGGGGTCTCCAGAGCGCAACTGGCCAGGCGCTTCCACGAGTTGGTGGGCGAGCCGCCGATGGCGTATCTCACGGGCTGGCGGCTCGCGCTTGCCGCGGATCTGCTGCGCGAGACGGACGCGACGGTCGAGGCGGTGGCCAGGAAGGTGGGCTACAGCGGCTCGTTCGCGCTGAGTGCGGCCTTCAAACGGGTGCGCGGCATCAGCCCGCAGGAGCACCGGACGGGTGCTGTTCTGCCGGAACGGCAACAGTCGCCGTGA
- a CDS encoding RICIN domain-containing protein, which translates to MSTEMAPGLYLVRNVGSGLLLEVYGGAKGSGANVQQGKESGAPAQQWQIDPVPNGSGLYHFVNVASGKRLDVANASTENGANIQQWKANNFGAQEWIIEQHLDAPGTVTIVSFISGLLLEVAESSTDDGANVQQWEDTDSPGQWWQLEPVTS; encoded by the coding sequence ATGTCTACGGAAATGGCCCCCGGGCTCTACCTGGTGCGCAACGTCGGGAGCGGGCTGCTGCTGGAGGTGTACGGCGGGGCCAAGGGCAGCGGCGCCAATGTCCAGCAGGGCAAGGAGAGCGGAGCCCCGGCCCAGCAGTGGCAGATCGACCCCGTGCCCAACGGCAGCGGGCTCTATCACTTCGTGAACGTGGCCAGCGGCAAGCGGCTGGACGTGGCGAACGCCTCGACCGAGAACGGCGCCAACATCCAGCAGTGGAAGGCCAACAACTTCGGCGCCCAGGAATGGATCATCGAGCAGCATCTCGACGCCCCGGGCACCGTCACGATCGTCAGTTTCATCAGCGGGCTGCTGCTCGAAGTCGCCGAAAGCAGCACGGACGACGGCGCGAACGTGCAGCAGTGGGAGGACACCGACTCACCGGGCCAGTGGTGGCAGCTGGAGCCCGTCACTTCCTGA
- a CDS encoding TetR/AcrR family transcriptional regulator, with the protein MPPPAGRGRPRSEEAAARILEAAYALLLDRGYDRFSVGDVSERAGVAKTTLYRRWPTKDHLIVALVARMQDAVAAEYTGDVHSDLVRYFGQVNDGLDRMRLAGRPAGANDRSAGLVAEIAAAAARHADVGDAVHALHARRNAAVVALLDQAKERGEVRADTDAQTVVDQLAGALYYRVLATGLPRDAGYVDRLVSSVLTGVRPVNEGPDARL; encoded by the coding sequence ATGCCACCACCCGCCGGTCGCGGGCGGCCCCGGAGCGAGGAGGCCGCCGCCCGCATCCTCGAGGCCGCGTACGCACTGCTGCTCGATCGCGGGTACGACCGCTTCTCCGTTGGGGACGTCTCGGAGCGGGCCGGCGTGGCCAAGACCACCCTGTACCGGCGCTGGCCCACCAAGGATCACCTGATCGTCGCGCTCGTGGCGCGCATGCAGGATGCCGTGGCGGCCGAGTACACCGGCGACGTACACAGTGATCTTGTCCGCTACTTCGGGCAGGTCAACGACGGACTGGACCGGATGCGTCTGGCCGGCCGCCCGGCGGGCGCGAACGACCGGTCCGCCGGTCTGGTCGCGGAGATCGCTGCCGCCGCGGCGCGGCACGCAGATGTGGGCGACGCCGTCCATGCCCTCCATGCCCGGCGCAACGCGGCGGTGGTCGCTCTGCTCGACCAGGCCAAGGAGCGGGGAGAGGTGCGTGCCGACACCGATGCGCAGACGGTTGTGGACCAGCTGGCCGGCGCCCTGTACTACCGCGTTCTGGCCACCGGCCTGCCGAGGGACGCGGGCTACGTGGACCGGCTGGTGAGCAGTGTGCTCACCGGCGTACGCCCCGTAAACGAAGGCCCGGACGCCCGCCTCTGA
- a CDS encoding UDP-N-acetylmuramoyl-L-alanyl-D-glutamate--2,6-diaminopimelate ligase, producing the protein MKLSELLAGHDHEVLLGDPETRITAGTCFDAHRVSPGSLFIAVPGHREGGPEAVGSALARGAVAVLVDGAHDLPAAVRASAAGVCVVRVPETRTAAAVVTSRYYGEPGREMDMVAITGTNGKTSVSYMVESVLRIAEGARAGVIGTAGSRIGDELIPMPRSVLTTPESPDFQYLLGYMRDREVGTVVLEATSMGLLNHRVDQAFIDVGIFTNLTQDHLDDHGTMENYRDAKLRLFQGLCRRAVVNADDPVGAGIRAMMPGAVTTYALDAEADYRATDLSMNAFGTRFTLHHDGRKYPAAIPVPGRFSVANALATVAACHLLGHDLAGLVAALDRMPPVPGRFERFETPNGTAAIVDYAHSPDSLDKVLTTIRDFAVGRVITVFGCGGDRDVTKRARMGEIAGTRSDLCVLTSDNPRNEDPEAILDQITPGLTATGTPFERFADRRRAIAFALSVAERDDIVLIAGKGSEPFQIVGDQLIPFSDMATVRELAAAQH; encoded by the coding sequence GTGAAGTTGAGCGAGTTGCTGGCCGGGCACGACCATGAGGTTCTTCTGGGTGATCCGGAAACGAGGATCACCGCGGGAACATGCTTCGACGCCCACCGCGTCTCGCCGGGTTCGCTGTTCATCGCGGTACCCGGTCACCGGGAGGGTGGCCCGGAGGCCGTCGGCTCGGCGCTGGCGCGTGGCGCCGTGGCGGTACTCGTCGACGGCGCGCACGATCTTCCGGCGGCCGTACGGGCGTCGGCCGCCGGAGTGTGTGTCGTACGGGTCCCGGAGACGCGGACGGCGGCCGCGGTCGTCACCTCCCGCTACTACGGCGAGCCCGGGCGCGAGATGGACATGGTGGCGATCACCGGCACCAACGGTAAGACGTCGGTGTCGTACATGGTCGAGTCCGTGCTGAGGATCGCCGAAGGGGCCCGGGCCGGGGTGATCGGTACGGCCGGCAGCCGGATCGGCGACGAACTGATCCCGATGCCGAGATCGGTGCTGACCACGCCGGAGTCGCCGGACTTCCAGTACCTGCTGGGGTACATGCGCGACCGCGAGGTGGGCACCGTGGTCCTGGAGGCCACCTCGATGGGCCTGCTGAACCACCGGGTGGACCAGGCGTTCATCGACGTGGGGATCTTCACCAATCTGACCCAGGACCACCTGGACGACCACGGCACCATGGAGAACTACCGGGATGCCAAGCTGCGGCTGTTCCAGGGCCTGTGTCGGCGTGCGGTGGTCAATGCGGATGACCCCGTGGGAGCCGGAATCCGGGCGATGATGCCCGGAGCGGTCACCACGTACGCCCTCGACGCCGAGGCGGACTACCGGGCCACCGACCTCAGCATGAACGCCTTCGGTACCCGCTTCACCCTCCACCACGACGGACGCAAGTACCCGGCGGCGATCCCCGTACCCGGGCGGTTCTCGGTGGCGAACGCGCTGGCCACCGTGGCGGCCTGCCATCTCCTGGGCCATGACCTGGCAGGGCTGGTTGCCGCGCTCGACCGGATGCCCCCGGTCCCGGGACGATTCGAACGATTCGAGACCCCCAACGGCACGGCCGCGATCGTGGATTACGCACACTCTCCCGACTCCCTGGACAAGGTGCTCACCACCATCCGGGACTTTGCCGTCGGCCGGGTCATCACCGTCTTCGGCTGCGGAGGCGACCGGGACGTCACCAAGCGCGCGCGCATGGGGGAGATCGCCGGAACCCGCTCCGACCTCTGTGTCCTGACCTCGGACAACCCGCGGAACGAAGACCCCGAGGCGATCCTGGACCAGATCACGCCGGGCCTCACCGCGACGGGCACCCCGTTCGAACGGTTCGCCGACCGCCGCCGGGCGATCGCCTTCGCCCTGTCCGTGGCAGAGCGGGACGACATCGTTCTGATCGCGGGGAAGGGCAGCGAGCCGTTCCAGATCGTCGGCGATCAGCTGATTCCGTTCAGCGACATGGCGACGGTACGCGAACTCGCCGCCGCGCAGCATTAG
- a CDS encoding aldo/keto reductase yields the protein MSKVPSLTLNNGVSMPQLGFGVWQVPDDEAAKVVTTALEAGYRSIDTAAIYENEEGTGRAIAASGIAREDLFVTTKLWNSEQGYDSALRAFDTSLDKLGLEYVDLYLIHWPLPSKDLYVDTYKALEKILADGRATAIGVSNFLPEHLERLLGETSVVPAVNQIEVHPQLQQAESRAFHAKHGIKTEAWSPLGQGKGLLEVPTVVAIARKHDRTPAQVVLRWHLQIGNIVIPKSVTPSRIQENLDVFGFELDADDMAAFAALDEGKRLGPDPATFDYS from the coding sequence GTGAGCAAGGTCCCCTCCCTCACCCTCAACAACGGTGTCTCGATGCCGCAGCTCGGCTTCGGTGTCTGGCAGGTGCCCGACGACGAGGCGGCGAAGGTGGTTACCACGGCCCTGGAGGCCGGGTACCGCAGCATCGACACCGCGGCCATCTACGAGAACGAAGAGGGCACCGGCCGTGCCATTGCCGCCTCCGGCATCGCCCGCGAGGACCTGTTCGTCACCACGAAGCTCTGGAACAGCGAGCAGGGGTACGACTCCGCGCTGCGCGCCTTCGACACCTCGCTGGACAAGCTGGGCCTCGAGTACGTCGACCTGTACCTGATCCACTGGCCGCTGCCGTCCAAGGACCTGTACGTCGACACGTACAAGGCCCTCGAGAAGATCCTCGCGGACGGCCGCGCCACGGCGATCGGCGTCTCGAACTTCCTCCCGGAGCACCTCGAGCGTCTGCTCGGCGAGACCTCGGTCGTCCCGGCCGTGAATCAGATCGAGGTGCACCCGCAGCTCCAGCAGGCCGAGTCGCGCGCCTTCCACGCGAAGCACGGCATCAAGACCGAGGCATGGTCCCCACTGGGCCAGGGCAAGGGCCTCCTCGAGGTGCCGACGGTCGTCGCGATCGCGCGGAAGCACGACAGGACCCCTGCCCAGGTGGTGCTGCGCTGGCACCTGCAGATCGGCAATATCGTGATCCCCAAGTCCGTGACCCCGTCCCGGATCCAGGAGAACCTCGACGTCTTCGGCTTCGAACTGGACGCCGACGACATGGCGGCGTTCGCGGCGCTCGACGAGGGCAAGCGACTCGGCCCCGACCCGGCGACGTTCGACTACAGCTGA